The Brevinema andersonii region GGAAGGAGTAACATTCGATTTACTGCAAGAATCCGATACAAATATTATTGTCAGTATTGGCCCGAATTTGGAGCTTATAGAAGAAACCATTATTCAGTGGGTGTTGGCATATAATACTTTGATGGAAGAAATCAATATTTTTACGACTATTCCCATAGAAAAAATCGGTAAAATCAAACCTTTATACAAACGCGAACAAGACGGTGATGATCTGAAAGAAGGATCGTTTTACGGCAATGGTAGTTTACTATCATATAGAGATGCATTAAGGCGCTTATCAGGAGTTCCCCATAACAATGACCCGAATTCATTATCACTGCTGGATCAAATCGGCATTTATGTTAAGCGTTTGCAAAGTAATGCTTCTATTGATAGAGATGCTGTTCGAAAAGGTATTTTAACAGTTGATTCGGCACAATTAAAAAAAGCATTAAACGAAAATTTCGATGCGGTAAAGAAAATGTTTGCATATGACAGCAATGGAGATAATATTGCTGATATGGGATTATCTGTATCCGCTGCCAAAGCTGATGAATTAATGATTGGAGGTAATGGTTACTTGGCACGGATGAATCGCGAAAGCATTGATAAATTGAAAGAATTAGATCAAAAAATAGCAAAAAAACAAGACGAACTTGAAACAACAGAACGTAAAGAACGTCAGGCACTACTGAAAATGAGCCAAGCCATAGCAGCTAGCAAAGCTCAAAATGAATCTCTAAAACAAAGGTTTGGAAATTAAAACAAGTTCTTGACAAATAGAGTAAAATTGTAATAGTATTATATAAAATTGCAGGGAGAAAATGATATGAACTACAGACATCTGGGAAAAACAGGCTTGCAAGTGAGCGAAATAAGCTTAGGTGGATGGCTTACATATGGCAACACAACAGAAAAAGAAACGACTTTCGATATAATCGATAAAGCTTATGAATTAGGGATCAATTTTTTTGATTGTGCAAACGTATATGCTTATGGCGAGTCAGAAAAAGTGATGGGAAAGATTTTAAATCGCTACCCTCGGGACACTTATGTTATTACTACCAAAGCATTTTGGCCAATGAACGAACTTCCTAATGGTAGAGGTTTGTCACGGAAACATGTTTTCGAACAAGTACATGCATCGTTAGAACGCATGAATATGGATTATATTGATATTTTCTACTGCCACCGTTTTGATTCTGAATCAGATCTTTATGAAACTTTACGCACTATCGATGACTTCATCCGTCAAGGAAAAATTTTATACATGGGGGTCAGTGAGTGGACTGCTAGTCAAATTATTGAGGGCTTAAAAGTTCAAGATCAATATCTTTTAGACCGTATGGTTGTCAATCAGCCTGTTTATAATCTTATTAATAGATCTATCGAACCGGAAATTGTTTCTGCATGCATCAATAATGGTTTGGGGATTGTTGCTTTTTCCCCTATTGCGCAAGGATTTTTGTCTGGCAAATATCGAAAAGGCAAAGAAATACCTAAAGATTCGAGAGCAGCAAACGAGAAAACAAATACATTTATTGAAAAATACTTAACACCAAATAACTTAGATCGAATTCAGCAATTTATCACTATAGCAGAGAATAAATCGTGTACCCCGTCACAACTGGCTATTGCATGGATTTTACATAAACCTGGTATTAGTTCTGCATTAATGGGAGCATCTCATGTAGAACAAATTGAGGAAAACGTGAAAGCTACGGATATCGAACTTACAGAACAAGATATGATCGAAATTGAAAAAATATTTGCTTAAATATTGACAAAACTTCAAAAAAATATTATAATATAAACTCGTTAGAAATAAGGAGTCTTAAAGACTCCTTATTTCTATTATGAAGAGGTATTATGAAACAAAATGAATTATTTGATTTTATAAAAAATATTATTATTGAATTAGATTATATTCCTTTGGAAATAAATTTAACGCATATAAAAAATAAAACTATTCTTAAAATAGTTATTCATCATTTGAAGCACCCTGTTAGTCTTGATGATTGTACAGAAATTGCCAATATAGTATCACGTCAATTAGATATTGAAAATCCTTTTGATAAAGCGTATGATCTTGTTGTTGAGTCACCTGGGCTGCAACGTGAAATTAAATCTCTCGAAGAATATCAATACTTTATCGGACGCGAACTTTGCATATTTCCCAAAACTACTGATAAATTTCCTACAAAAGATAGGTTTTTTATTGCATTTTTAGAAAATATATGCGATAATACCCTAACTGTAAAAAATAATCAGCATATATTTAATATATCTTGCGACGAAATACAAAAAGCACATTTATTTTTTGATTTTTCTAAGGCATTGAAAAACAATAAAAAGAAAAATCATAAAATACACGGAGGATAGAGTGGCCTTTTCTGATCTTATTACAGCTTTTGCAAAAGAACACAATATTTCTGAAGAATTAGCAGAAACTGTTCTGAAAGAAACTTTTGTTACACTATACAAAAGAGAATTTGGTAAAGATTATAATAATATTGATGTAGAATTGGAAAAAAACGGTATTTCTCTTTGGCAGCTCAAAACTGTAGCAAATGAAATTACTGATCCGGTACTTCAAATTTCATTAAAGGATGCAAAACAATTCTCTACTGTTGATCAGATCGATATGGGTGACGAAATTCGTATCCCTATACCAGTAGAACATTATGGGCGTCAAGCAGTCCAAATTATGAAACAAGTTCTTAAACAAAAAATTTCTGATGTCCAAAAAGATATTATTTATAATGAATTTCATGATAAAGTAGGAACTTTATTTTCTGGACGAGTCAAATCAAGGTCAGAAAGCAAATATGGCGGCTATTATATTGCTTTAGAGCGGAAAGATACAGAAGCTTTTTTGCCTTACAGCGAAGCACTTCCTGATGAAATATTAGAACCAGGAGATGTGGTTAAAGTTTATCTAAAGGATGTGTTACAGGTAACAAAAAGAGGCGAAAGTCAAATTATTCTTACTCGTATTAATCCTGCTATAGTCCAAGAATTACTTAAATTGCATATTCCTGAAATTGCTGATGGCACTTTCATTATCAAAGCTGTTGCGCGGAAACCTGGAGAAGTCACAAAAATAGTTCTGCACTCGACAGTAGAGAACTTAGATCCTATCAGCATTACTGTAGGAAAAGCCGGTGCAAATATCAAGCCTATTCGTCAAGAGTTAGGAAGTGAACGCATTGAAATTATACGCTATAAACCAGAAATAAAAGAACTCATTGCTAACGCTATCCGAGCAAGCCGCGTTCTTAAAAATCGTATTGCAGAAGTTTTTAATATTGATCTCAATTACGAAACAAATGAGGCTTTTATTGTTGTAGCAGACGAATTTTTAGCACCTCTCATTGGAAAAGGAGGATCACATCAACGCATGCTGGAAGAAATCCTTGGATGGAAAATTCGATTTAGAACTTATTCTGAATTCGAAGAAGTACTCAAAGAAAAACAAAAAGAAGTCGATAATATATTAGGAATTACCGACTCACATGATTTTGAAATTGTTGAAGATGAAGTAATTTCTCTTGATATGCTTCCTTTTACTCCTGAACAAATTCAGGCACTAGAAGATGCTGGTTTTCATAGTATAACTGAAATTATTGAACTGACAGTAGAGGATTTAACCCAGGAAACTGGACTGAGCCTTAACGAAGCATTAGAAATTTGGAAAATTATAGAAGATAATATCGAAATTGAAGAAGACCATGAATGAAACAGACTGATACAATAAGGAGACTCCATGTCTAAAGAAGAAATCAAAAAAAAAGTACTAAAATTAAAAATAAAAAGTAAATCTGTTGCAGAAGATATTAAAAAAAATAATCAAGATATTTCTTCAAATACTGATCTGACTTCAGCCCCTAAGATCACGAATACACAAGGAGTCCGTAAAAATCATTTAGAAAAATCTAATAACCGTCCTTATCCTCATAGGAAACCAAACGAAAAAATATCTCATAATAAAACATCCAGTGATAAACCACAATCAAGACAAACGTCTGAATTTCGTAAAAATGAAAGACGCACTGCTTTTACTCCTGCACCATCTATTAATAGCAAAACAACAACTCATCGTAGAGAAATTCATTACAAAGATAAACATGTTTTCGATCGTAATAATAAAAAACTTCAAGAAGACATTGCTTTAACAAAATTACAGCCTCCGAACAAAAAGAAAAAAGGTGAAGCTGTTATTCCTGAAGAAATTACCATTGGTCCTATTGTAAAATTATCAGATTTAGCGCGTAAGATGAATCTCAAATCTGCAGAACTAATATCAACACTATTTAAATTAGGTCAAAAAGCTACTATTAATGATGATTTAGATGCTGATACAGCTATTCTCTTAGCTGATGAATTTAATTGTCGTGTTATTGTAAAAGATGAACATGAAGAAGTACAAATTAAAATAGAAGAAGATAAATTAGAAGATACAGCCATTAGACCTCCTATTGTTACCATTATGGGGCATGTGGATCATGGTAAAACTAAATTGTTGGATACCATTCGAAAAACAAATGTCATTGCTCATGAGTCTGGTGGAATTACTCAACATATCGGCGCATATTCTGTTTCGATTCCTCAAGGTAAACTGTCCTTTCTAGATACTCCCGGACATGCTGCATTTACAGCAATGAGAGCACGAGGTGCTGAAATTACTGATATTGTTGTTTTAGTAGTATCCGCTGAAGAAGGTCCCAAACCTCAAACATTAGAAGCTATTAGTCATGCGAAATCAGCAAAAGTACCAATTATTGTCGCTATTAATAAAATGGATCTTCCTAATGCTAATCCCGAAAAAATTAAACAAATGTTAGTAGAACATGGCCTTTTACCTGAAGAATGGGGTGGAGATACAATGTTTTTACCTGTTTCGGCAATGACAGGCGAAGGTATTCCTGAATTACTGGAAGCAATATTATTACAAGCTGAAATTATGGAGCTCAAAGCCAATCCAAACAGAACAGGAATTGGGTATGTCATAGAGTCCAAAATGGATATTGGTCGTGGTGCTGTTGCTACTGTTATGATCAAAAATGGAACCGTAAAAATTGGAGATTCTTTTGTTTCAGGAACTACTTTTGGCAGAATTCGCGCAATGTTCGATGATAAAGGAAATAAAATTACTGCTGCAGGACCATCCACACCAATAGAAATTATGGGATATAATTCTCTTCCGGATGCTGGAGATGATTTTCATATCATGAGTAATGAAGATGAAGCCAGATCTCTTGCGGAACGCCGCTCTATTCTAAAAAGAAATGAAGATATCGTGCGTCAGAGAAAAGCTACTATGTTCAACGCAATGGAAAAAATACAAAATCCTAACTTAAAAGAATATAAAGTTGTTATTAAAGCTGATGTTAACGGGTCTTTAGAAGCAATATTATACTCTTTATCTAAACTAAAAAATACGGAAGTAAAAGTTACTGTTGTTCATTCCGGTATTGGAGCTGTTGGGGATAATGATATTATGCTAGCCCAAACATTAGTAGACTCATCTGCAAATTCTGCTGCTATTTTAGCGTTTCGTGTACGGGTTGATAGTGTTGCTAAAACAAGGGCAGAAAATGCTAATATTCCTATTCGAAGATTTAATGTTATCTACGATTTAGTAGAACACGTTCATAGTGTTATTGAAGGCATGTTAGATCCTGATATTTCGGAAACCAAGATTGGGGAAGCAGAAATTAAAGCAATCATCAAAATTTCCAATGTAGGAAAAATAGCTGGTTCGATTGTTACTGAAGGATTTCTTCGTAAGAATAATACTGTACGAATTTATCGTGATGGAATACAAATCTGGAGTGGAAAATTTAAAACTTTACGTCGATTTAAAGATGATGTTAACGAAGTAGAACAAGGATTTGAATGTGGTATTTCTTTTGAAAATTATGAGGATTTCAAAGTTGGTGACATTATTGAAACATACAACATCGAGACAAAAGAAAGAAAATTTGAAGCTTCTAATTCTGTTTCTTAGGAAAAAATCTATGATAAAAAAAATAAATACGAATAATATTAAATCAAGAAAAATAGAACGTTTAAAAAAAATTTTCATGAAAGAAATCACAAATATTATTTCAAAAGAGGTTAAAGATCCAGGTATACAAGCTTTATCAAGTATACTTGATGTCCATTTATCTAAAGATTTAAGAATAGTATATGTAAAAATTCGTATTTTCAGTACCAATAAAAGAAATATCAACAAAACATTACAAGCATTAAGACGTTCATCAGGATATATTTCTTCTTTGGTTGGTTCCAATTTAGGATTAAGATATTCTCCCGAAATTCGTTTTGATCCTATAAACGATGATGAATATTATAATATTTGGCTTAACCAGCTTATTGACGATGAGACATGCTAAGTAGACTATATAATGAAGTAACTCATCTAAAAAAAATTTTATTAAGTGCTTCGAGAGTTCGAATTACTACTCATCAAAATCCAGATGGAGATGCAATAGGTAGTTTATTAGCATTTTCATTTATATGTTCTTATTTTAATATAGAATATGATCTTATTATCCATGATTTCCCTCCTCCGAATCTA contains the following coding sequences:
- the infB gene encoding translation initiation factor IF-2, whose translation is MSKEEIKKKVLKLKIKSKSVAEDIKKNNQDISSNTDLTSAPKITNTQGVRKNHLEKSNNRPYPHRKPNEKISHNKTSSDKPQSRQTSEFRKNERRTAFTPAPSINSKTTTHRREIHYKDKHVFDRNNKKLQEDIALTKLQPPNKKKKGEAVIPEEITIGPIVKLSDLARKMNLKSAELISTLFKLGQKATINDDLDADTAILLADEFNCRVIVKDEHEEVQIKIEEDKLEDTAIRPPIVTIMGHVDHGKTKLLDTIRKTNVIAHESGGITQHIGAYSVSIPQGKLSFLDTPGHAAFTAMRARGAEITDIVVLVVSAEEGPKPQTLEAISHAKSAKVPIIVAINKMDLPNANPEKIKQMLVEHGLLPEEWGGDTMFLPVSAMTGEGIPELLEAILLQAEIMELKANPNRTGIGYVIESKMDIGRGAVATVMIKNGTVKIGDSFVSGTTFGRIRAMFDDKGNKITAAGPSTPIEIMGYNSLPDAGDDFHIMSNEDEARSLAERRSILKRNEDIVRQRKATMFNAMEKIQNPNLKEYKVVIKADVNGSLEAILYSLSKLKNTEVKVTVVHSGIGAVGDNDIMLAQTLVDSSANSAAILAFRVRVDSVAKTRAENANIPIRRFNVIYDLVEHVHSVIEGMLDPDISETKIGEAEIKAIIKISNVGKIAGSIVTEGFLRKNNTVRIYRDGIQIWSGKFKTLRRFKDDVNEVEQGFECGISFENYEDFKVGDIIETYNIETKERKFEASNSVS
- the nusA gene encoding transcription termination/antitermination protein NusA, with translation MAFSDLITAFAKEHNISEELAETVLKETFVTLYKREFGKDYNNIDVELEKNGISLWQLKTVANEITDPVLQISLKDAKQFSTVDQIDMGDEIRIPIPVEHYGRQAVQIMKQVLKQKISDVQKDIIYNEFHDKVGTLFSGRVKSRSESKYGGYYIALERKDTEAFLPYSEALPDEILEPGDVVKVYLKDVLQVTKRGESQIILTRINPAIVQELLKLHIPEIADGTFIIKAVARKPGEVTKIVLHSTVENLDPISITVGKAGANIKPIRQELGSERIEIIRYKPEIKELIANAIRASRVLKNRIAEVFNIDLNYETNEAFIVVADEFLAPLIGKGGSHQRMLEEILGWKIRFRTYSEFEEVLKEKQKEVDNILGITDSHDFEIVEDEVISLDMLPFTPEQIQALEDAGFHSITEIIELTVEDLTQETGLSLNEALEIWKIIEDNIEIEEDHE
- the rbfA gene encoding 30S ribosome-binding factor RbfA, encoding MIKKINTNNIKSRKIERLKKIFMKEITNIISKEVKDPGIQALSSILDVHLSKDLRIVYVKIRIFSTNKRNINKTLQALRRSSGYISSLVGSNLGLRYSPEIRFDPINDDEYYNIWLNQLIDDETC
- a CDS encoding aldo/keto reductase family protein produces the protein MNYRHLGKTGLQVSEISLGGWLTYGNTTEKETTFDIIDKAYELGINFFDCANVYAYGESEKVMGKILNRYPRDTYVITTKAFWPMNELPNGRGLSRKHVFEQVHASLERMNMDYIDIFYCHRFDSESDLYETLRTIDDFIRQGKILYMGVSEWTASQIIEGLKVQDQYLLDRMVVNQPVYNLINRSIEPEIVSACINNGLGIVAFSPIAQGFLSGKYRKGKEIPKDSRAANEKTNTFIEKYLTPNNLDRIQQFITIAENKSCTPSQLAIAWILHKPGISSALMGASHVEQIEENVKATDIELTEQDMIEIEKIFA
- a CDS encoding ribosome maturation factor RimP, which produces MKQNELFDFIKNIIIELDYIPLEINLTHIKNKTILKIVIHHLKHPVSLDDCTEIANIVSRQLDIENPFDKAYDLVVESPGLQREIKSLEEYQYFIGRELCIFPKTTDKFPTKDRFFIAFLENICDNTLTVKNNQHIFNISCDEIQKAHLFFDFSKALKNNKKKNHKIHGG